GACAAAGTCAAAAAAGCAGGTTTAAATGAGATCTCAGTGACAAACACGGCAGTCAGTCGCTTAAAAGATGAACCAAACTTACTTGTCGTAACGCAAGAAGAATTAGCTGAACGCGCGGCGCAAAAGACACCACATGCAGTGCATATCCAAGTCGGAAACTTTTTGAACAGTCCAAAATACGATGAGATCATTGCCAAATTAAAAACAAGCACTTACCTTGAACCTGAAACAAATTCACCAGAAACTAAAGCTAAACCAGAGCTTGAACTTGATCAAGTAGAAGAGATCGATTTTATCCGACACGATCAAAATCGCGGGACTTCGACGATGGCAGTCAGTCTCCTGAAAGATAAATTGCATGAGCAAGGTAAAAATATTCCAGTCAAAGCAGTGCGTTTAGCTGATCTAAAAGATGATCACCATCATTTAGTGATCGTGACAAAAGAAGCACAAAAGAATTTAGAAGTTCGTTATACAAATGTCCAAGTTTTAGTCGTTTCAGATCTTTTAGATCTTGACGTTTTACTTGAAAAACTTTGAGAGGTGTAAGCACATGGAATTAACAAAAGATATGATCTTATTAGATCAAGCACCCGCTACCAAAACTGAGGCGATCCGCTTAGCCGGACAGTTGCTCGTCAAAGCTGGCTGTGTTAAAGAAGAGTATATCGATTCGATGATCGCAAGAAATAATGATGTTTCGACATATATGGGCAATTTCATCGCGATCCCCCACGGAACTGACGCTGGCAAAAAATATATCGAAAAAACAGGGATCTCAGTCGTTCAAGTTCCATTAGGTGTTGACTTTAGTAATGATGCAGCGACAGAGAATCTAGTGACGGTCGTTTTTGGGATCGCAGGCTCAAATAACGAGCATTTAGAGTTGCTCTCTCAGATCGCACTTTTTTGTAGTGATGTTTCAAACGTAGCCAAATTAGCAGATGCACAAAGTGAACAAGAGATCATAGATTTATTGAAAGAGGTCGGAAAAGAATGAAAAAAGCATTACATTTTGGAGCAGGTAATATCGGACGGGGCTTTATCGGAGAAGTTTTGGCTAAAAACGGTTTTGCGATCACATTTGTTGATGTTTCAGAAGAGATCATCGATGCTTTAAATGAGAAAGGTGCCTATAAGATCTTCTTAGCTGGACCAGAAAAAGAAGAGCAACTGATCACAAATGTCAAAGGGATAAATAATGCGCTTGAACCAGAAAAAGTTAGCGCAGCTTTGGTAGAAACAGATCTAGTGACGACTGCGATCGGACCTAAGATCTTACCAAAGATCGCTCCTTTGATCGCTTCTGGGATCAAGCAACGTAAACAAGCTAAAAAGATGCGACCGTTAGATGTGATCGCCTGTGAGAACATGATCGGTGGCTCACAATTTTTAAGACAAGAAGTCTATCGTTACTTAGATGGACCTGAGCGTGCTTATGCTGATGAATATCTAGGTTTTCCAAACGCTGCTGTTGATCGGATCGTACCTAAACAAGACCACACAGATCCTTTGTCAGTCACTGTCGAGCCTTTCAAAGAGTGGGTCGTAGACGAAAGTCAACTCAAAGCTCCAGCGCTAAAATTGACGGAAGTTCATTATGCTAAAGATCTTGAACCCTATATCGAGCGTAAACTTTTTTCGGTCAATACTGGACATGCGACAGTTGCTTATACTGGAGCTGATCTAGGCTACCAGACGATCAAAGATGCGATCAAAGATCCTAAAGTTTTGCAACGCTTGCGTGCGGTTTTAAGTGAGACTAGAGCCTTGTTGCTTGCTAAATGGGACTTTAGTGCAAAAGAACTTGAAGATTACCACCAAAAGATCATCGCCCGCTTTGAAAATCCTTATCTTTCTGATGAGATCGTTCGCGTTGGCCGTACACCGCTCCGGAAATTGGGTTATAACGAGCGCTTTATTCGCCCCTTGCGTGAGAGTTTTGCCCGCGGGCTTAATTATCAAGCACTTTTAGAGACGACCGCGTTGATCTATCGTTTCGACGACCCAAAAGATGAAGAAAGCCAAAAGTTGGCGTCTCTCTTAGCGACCCGACCGCTGAAAACTGTGATCAGTGAGACGACTGGATTAGATCCAAAAAAAGATCATGTCTTGATCGAACAGTTAGCTACATGTTATTTACAGCATAAATAATGTAATGTTCAACTGAGGCGGGGCCGTCAAAATAACGGATACCGCCTTTTTAATGTATAATTATTATAGCTATAAAAATTATTGGATCTTAAGAAAGGAACGGGATATGGTCAAATTAAGTGAGCGTCAAAAAGTCATTTTAACTGCCTTTTTCCAAAATGAGGTCAAGGGAGTTGCGCTCGATCAGTTGAAAAAGCAAACTAAAGCTAGTCGGCGCACGATCTACCGTGAATTTAATGAATTAAGTCTTTATTTAGATCATTTAGGACTCAAGATCAGAAATGAACAAGGACGTTATCGCTTAAAAGGTGCAGCGTCAGGTCTGACGCAGTTGCAAGAACTCTTAGGAGTCCAAACTGAGGTCAGCCTTCCGTTAAAAAGTAAGCGCCGCCAAAATGCGTTAGCGGCATTATTACTTTTAGCTGATGAGCCCCAAAAGATCGTTGGTCTAGCTTTAGAACTAGATGTCAGCGAAAATACGATCAAGCGGGATCTAAATATTTTAGAAGAAGCGTTAGCAGATTTTGCAGTCGAGATAAAGCGAAAGAAGGGCAGTGGTGTTTGGCTCCAAACAACAGAAACGATCCGCCGCCAGATCTTATGCGAGATCTTATTAAATGAACTCAATGACTACCAATTCTTTGAGTACTTGACTGGTCAATGGCAGACGCCAGATATCTTTTTACGGCTTTTGCCACGAGAATTGCTAGTCGCATGCCATAATGGCCTCAAAAAAAGCGTCTTTGAAAAAACGTCAGTCACAAGTGATCAACAGACGATCACTTTGATCTTGTACTTTGCCTTGTGTCTCTTTCGAAGCCAACAAAAGCACTATGTGACGAAAGCACCAGATAGTGATGCTTTGCGTTATCAAGCTTTAGTTTATCGCTTTTTAGCAGTATGTGAACTCAAGAGCACTTTGCCCCAAGGTGAAGTGAATTATTTAGCAGAAAAATTGCAACAAGTTATCCAAAAAAAACATACTGTTGATTATGAAAATGAATTTGAGTTGAGCATTTCGCTCAAAGTCAAAGATCTGATCGCTTTAGTCTCAAAAAAAGTCAAATACGATTTTGCGCGCGATCCACTTTTCTTTAAAAAACTTGCAACACATATCGTCAATTTGATCCAAAATGAAGAAAGCGGGCTACCAGACGTTAAGATCGAGATGCTTGAACGGCTACAAAAAGAACATCAGGTACTTTTTTTGAGTATCAAACAAGCGTGGCAAGAGATCTTCTTTGATAAAACGCTGACTGAGACTGAATTGCAATTGATCTTGCTCTATTTTGCAAGTCAATTGACGACATCTAAGAAAAATGAACGCTTAGCGGTTTTAGTGATCTGTGAAAATGGGATCGGCACGTCTTCGATCTTAAAACAGCGTTTGAAAAAAGAACTTCCACAGATCAAACAGATCAAGATCGCTAAAGTTTTTGAATTAGCAGAACTTAGCTTAAAAGAATATGATGTCGTTTTATCGACGCTGATGCTTCCGGGATTTCCTAGAGATTATCAGATCGTTAGTCCACTTTTGACTGCTACAGAATTAAAGCGCTTAAAAGAATTTTTAGCACAATATCAAAAAGAATATTTGAGTAAAGCGAGTCCTGCAGCAGCTAAAGAACCAACAGATCTACCTGAGAAATTAGCGTTTATCGCGCAAAAAGCCTTTTTTTGTTCAGAACTGGTCAGTAGTTTGACGATCAAACGCTTAGAGATCACGACAGATTCTTTGCCTACTGTGATCGCACAAGCAGTTGCTAAAGTTTCACGAGAGATCATAACTGACCGTGCTCAAGTTACCCAAGCCCTTTTAGCGCGTGAAAAATTAGCTCCGATCGGATTACCAGAAAGTTCGTTGGCATTGTTACATACTGTCAGTTCAGCAGTCACGCAGTGCCATTTTATGATCTTTGATCTGACGCGCCCCTTACCGATGTTAGCGATGGATCAAACAAAGATCGCAGTTACGCGCTTTTTATTGATCCTAGGTCCTAAAGAAATGTCAGACAGTGAACGGGAAACTTTAGGATCGATCAGTAGTATGATCATCATGAGCGATCAAACTTTAGCTTTATTTACATCAGGTACGAAAGAAGTTTTGCAAACACAGCTGGCAAAGCACTTTTTAAAAGAAATAAAAAGTGGTATACCAATTTGAAATTTTATTAGTTGACAGGGTCATTTAGTTGCGCTATATTTAGTTTTGTTACTTGATATAAGAGTGATTTTAACTATTTGATGTTATTCGATAAGGTATATACCAATTTTTAGAATGTGAGGTATTTGATATGTGTGGTATTGTTGGGGTTACAGGCAATAGCAATGCAAAAGATATTTTATTAGACGGCTTAGAACAACTTGAATATCGTGGCTATGACTCAGCTGGGATCTATGTCAATGATCAGCACGGTGATGGTTTTTTAGTTAAAGAAAAGGGACGGATCGCAGACTTACGCGCTTTAGTCGGGGATGAGGTCGTTGGCTCAACTGGGATCGGACATACTCGTTGGGCGACACACGGTGTGCCAAGCGTACGTAATGCCCATCCACATGTTTCAGCTAATGGGCGTTTCTTTTTAGTGCATAACGGTGTGATCGGTAACTTTGCCCAATTACGCGAAACATACTTACAAGATGTTGAGCTAAAAAGTGATACCGACACCGAGATCATCGTTCAATTAGTCGGAAAATTCTCTGATGAAGGTCTCGATACTTTAGCAGCTTTCCGAAAAGTTTTAAGTTTAGTCGATGAAAGTTCTTCTTATTCCTTTTTGATGATGGACAAAGAACAACCAGAAAAGCTTTTTGTTGCTAAAAATAAGAGTCCACTTTTGATCGGGGTCGGTGCAGGTTTTAACGTTGTTTGTTCCGATGCAGTTGCCATGTTGACACAAACGCATGATTTTATCGAATTGACAGACGGTGAAGTCGTGATCGTGACACCAGATCAGATCAAGATCTTAGATGAAAAAGATCATGAGATCAAACGAAAACCATTCCATGTGGATACTGATCCCGCTGCTGCTCAAAAAGGCGCTTACCCACACTATATGTTGAAAGAGATCGATGAACAACCAGGTGTGATGCGGACTTTAGTGCAAGAGTATTTTGATGCTTCTGGTAATGTCAAGATCGATCAAGACTTGCTCGATACTTTAGGTCAAGCTGATCGTTTATATATCGTAGCTGCTGGGACAAGTTATCATGCTGGGCTCGTTGGCAAAGAGCTTTTTGAAAAATTAGCTGGTATCCCAACAGAAGTTCATGTGGCCTCTGAATTTGCTTATAATCCACCGCTCTTATCGAAGCGTCCATTCTTTATCTTCTTGACTCAAAGTGGTGAAACAGCTGATAGTCGCCAAGTTTTGACTCAAGTCAATGAATGGGGCTATCCAAGTTTGACGATCACTAACGTGCCAAACTCAACGCTTTCGCGCGAAGCGAGCTACACGCTTTTATTACATGCTGGGCCTGAGATCGCTGTTGCTTCTACAAAAGCTTATACGGCTCAGATCGCCTTAGAAGCGATCTTAGTCAAAGCTTACGGCGAAGCCAAAGGGATCCAAAAAGTCAAAGACTTTGATGTGGCTTCTGAATTGACTAAAGTTGCTAATGGGATGCAAGAATTAGTTGATGAAAAGCATAATGTCGAACAGATCGCTAAAGAGATGTTGAGTACAACGCGAAACGCCTTTTACATCGGACGCGGAGTCGACTACGCTTTAGCACAAGAAGCGGCTTTGAAACTCAAAGAAGTTTCTTATGTCCAAACAGAAGGGTTTGCTTCAGGTGAATTGAAACACGGAACGATCGCCTTGATCGAAGAAGGTACACCAGTTGTGGCGATCATCACAGATCCAAAAACAGCTGCCCATACAAGAAGTAACGCACAAGAGGTCTTAGCGCGCGGTGCTAATGTCTTGTTCATCGCTAGTCGTGATCTGGCAACAGATAATGATCAGATCGTCTTACCAGAAGTTGACCCGTTACTTTCTCCACTTGTGTCAGTCGTGCCAACACAATTACTGGCTTATTACACAAGTATCCAACGTGGTTACGATGTCGACAAGCCACGTAACTTAGCTAAGAGCGTAACAGTCGAATAAAAATAATGTAAAGGATCGGGACTCTCCGATCCTTTTTGCTTGCATTCTGTTAAAAAGCGCTCTATAATTGGACTATACCAATAAATGATAAAGGGATGGGTGAAGATGGAAGTTATTGTAGTCAAAGATAAAGTCGCTGGTGGCAAAAAAGCAGCTGAGATCTTTAAACAAGAATATGAGAGCGGTGCCAAAGTTTTTGGCTTAGCTACTGGTGGAACCCCAGAAACGACTTATGCCGAATTAGTCAAAAGTTCCCTTGATTTTAGTGATGCGATCTCGATCAATTTAGACGAGTATGTCGGGCTTGCCAAAGATGATCCCCAAAGCTATCACTACTATATGCAAGAACATCTCTTCAAAGATAAACCATTCAAACATTCGTATTTACCAAACGGCAAGGAAAGCGATGCTAAAAAAGAAACTGCACGTTATCATGAAGTGATCGAAACACATCCGATCGATCTGCAATTGTTAGGGATCGGCGAAAACGGACATATCGGTTTTAATGAACCAGGGACGCCATTTGATTCAACGACAGCTAAGATCAAGTTGACAGATTCAACGATCAAAGCGAATTCACGTTATTTTGCTGATCCAACAGATGTGCCACAATATGCTTATTCGATGGGGATCGGTGAGATCATGCAAGCTAAGCATATCTTATTAGAAGCTTTTGGTGAAAATAAAGCAAAAGCTGTCAAAGCAATGCTTGAAGGTGAAGTGACGCCAGACGTGCCGGCAAGTGTTTTACAAAAACATCCTAAAGTCACAGTCATCGTTGATGAAGCAGCTGCTAAATTATTGACTAAATAAAACTTAATTTAGGCCTCGTAGCGACTACGAGGCTTTTTTGTTATAATTTCAACAACGGTGTATAATTAACTACTGTATCGCCAATTTAGGTTAAACAAAATGTGAAAAGCGAGAAACAGAATGAAAAACAAATTGTTATCTGGAACGTTTTGGATGATGCTTGGGAGTATTTTGTCACGGATCTTGGGGATCGTTTATTTGATACCATGGCTCATGATGATCGGCAGTCCCGCCGATCAAAATGCAGCGCAAGCGATCTTCAATGCAGCTTATACTCCTTATGCACTTTTCCTCGCCTTAGGAGTAGCTGGTTTTCCGACCGCGATCGCGCGTCAAGTTGCCGAATATAACGGACAAAACCGCTTTAAAGATAGTTTGCATGTTTTTAAATATGGTCTGCTCTTTATGTTTTTTACAGGGGCACTATGTGGCCTGTTGCTTTATCTTTTTGCACCTTTGATCGCACGCCAAAGCGCCGTTGTTTCGACAGAAGTCGCTACGACTGCGATCCGTGTGATGGTCCCAACACTTGTGATCTTACCACCGATGAGCATGATCCGTGGCTTTTATCAAGGAAATTCAGATATGCAACCGATGGGTGTCTCACAACTATGGGAACAATTAGTACGTGTCCTCTTTATTTTAGTTGCGACTTACTGGATCATGATCTTAGGTCATGGTGATTATATCAAAGCTGTAAATTATAGCACGTTTGCGACTTTCATCGGTGCGCTAGCAAGTTACATATATCTTTTAGCTTACATGCGCAAACGTTTTGGACACTATAAAACTCTTTATCATGAAAGCTTACCGCCACGCGATGTTTCGATCGGGCGGATCTTCAAAGATATTTTCAAAGAAGCGCTACCGTTTATCTATATCGGTTCAGCGATCACGATCTATCAATTTATCGATCAGTTGACTTTTAAAGATATCATGGTCGGTCTGACAGGTTTAGATGCTTTGCAAGCTCAAGATCTGTACACATATTTTTCAGCCAACCCAAGTAAGATCACGACGGTCGTGATCTCCTTGACGATCGCGATCTCTGAGTCTTCTTTACCGCTTCTAGCAACGTTAGCCAAGCGTAAAGAAAAAGAGCAGATCGGGCAAACGATCGCGCAAAATATCGAATTGATGTTAGTGACATTACTGCCAAGTTCGCTTCTTTTAGCTGTTTTAGCTTGGGAAGTAAATGGAGTCTTCTTTCCATTTAGTCAGTTAGGGGCACATCTCTTAGCTTACGCCTTAGTAACAAGTATTGCCTTGGCGGTTTTTACAGATCTTTTTACTGTGATCCAGTCATTAGGCGAACATAAACTAGCAGTGCGCTATTTGACGCTAGGGATCGTTTTGAAATTAGCTCTCCAAGTTCCGTTGACGTATACTTTCGGTGCTTATGGAGCTTTGACAGCTACGGCTCTTTCATTTACTTTGATCTCATTAGGTGTTTATGGACATATCAAACATAAGTATTTAGTTAGAGGACAACTCAAAAATGTCAAATTGATCATTGTGATCAATGTTTTAGTCGCGTTAGCCGCGCTCTTAGTAAATGAATTGATCAGTTTAGTCTACGTTCCCCAAAATAAAGTGACGGCCTTTTTATACGCCGCTGTTTTTGGGGGGAGCTTTGCCTTACTATATCTTGCGCTTTTGAACAAGAGTGGGGTCTTCAAAGATATCTTTGGTTTTAAAGTTCGCCTAGCTGTTCGCGGTAAACATTGATAAATTTTAAAAGACTGGTGTTTGCCAGTCTTTTTTATTGACAATGATTTTCATTTTTCTTAAACTTTCCTTGGATAAATCAAGATGATCGAGGTGGGGCGCTTCATAATGATAAGAGTAAAGTTGAAGTATCCATTAGAAAGTAGCAAAAATGTAGAGTAGATACTCGACTCATTAACTGAAGTAATAAGCATAAAAGGTAACGTTAGAAAGGAAAACTATATTACTTTTTGATCACAGAGCACAAAAGATGCAGTGATCCTACATTTTATAGAACGGTGAACACTTGTGAAGTTGAATAAATTATTTAAAGTTTTTAGTGTAGTCTTTATTTTGAGTTTTTTTGTCAGCGCTTGTGGCGCTAAACATACTCAGACGAGTGCAAACGAGAAAAAAGAAACAACTAAGCTAAACATCGGAACGATGCCGGCGCCAGATTCTTTACCATTATACGTAGCACAAAAAGAAGGTTATTTTAAAGCTGAAGGATTGGATGTCAAGTTGACAAGCTTTAAATCACCTAAAGATCGTGATGCAGCGATCGCAAGTGGGCAACTAAATGCAGCTGTCAGTGATGTCGTTGCTTTGGCAAGTTATGTCAATGGGGATCTAGGTTGGAAGAGTGCGACAGCTTTGACTGGTTATTTTGGGATCGTTACGAGTGATCCCGCCGTGACTGATGTCGCTTTGCTCAAAGGTAAAACTGTCGCAACTCAGCCACGACAAACGCCGACATTTTACTTAGATCAACAGTTAAAAGCTCATGGTCTGACAAGTTCAGACGTGAAGATCAAAGAAGTTGCTGCGATCCCAGTCCGTTTACAATTAGTTGAACAACATAAAGCAGATGCTACGATCTTGCCTGATCCATTTTTGAGCATGGCTAAAGCTAGCGGAGCAAAAGTGATCGCTCAAAGTGATCCTACTAAATACCAAACCACGATCTTAGCCGTCGATAAAGAGTTAGGCAAAGATCAAAAAGTTCGCGCTAAATTCATACGTGCTTATAATAAGGCTGTCCAAACGATCGATCAGCATGATGCAAGCGATTATCAAGAGATCTTAGTCAAAGACCTTGGTTTTCCAGAGGCGATCGCCAAAAATTATCAGTTGCCTAAGTATACAGCGGCGCGCCCAGTTGCCACACAGATGCTAAAAGAAGCGTTCAACTATGCCAAAAGCGAAGGGATCTTACATGAAACTAAAGATCCAGCTAAGTATCAATTGAAGGTCGTTGATTGATGCTTGAAGTTAGTGCATTAAATGTCAGTTATCAACAACAAGCTGTTATCTGTGATCTGTCTTTTCAGTTAGCCGAGCAAAAGATCTTAGCGCTTTTAGGTCCATCGGGTAGTGGTAAGACAACGTTTTTAAGAGCTCTCTTAGGTGAATTGCCATATTCAGGGCAGATCACTTTAGGGGGGCAAAAGATCACTCCACATTCAGTTCGGTTAGCCTATGTGCCACAAGATCTAGGTCTGTTACCGTGGAAAACTGTTTGGCAAAATGTTGTCTTAGCGCAAAAGATCAGCCAAAAAAGACATCAGCATATGTTAGAAGAGCCAACTGCACTCTTTGAAAAATTAGATCTAATGCCAGTTTTGACCCGGTATCCAGCGCAATTATCAGGAGGACAAAAACAAAGAGCTGCATTAGCCCGGGCTTTTGCGCTCGAGCCTGAATTACTTCTAATGGATGAAGCTTTTTCAGCGTTAGATATCGTTACGAAAGCTAAGGCTCAAGCGCTTTTTTTAGAGCAGTGGCATAAGGCGCCAGTTACAACGATCTTAGTCACCCACGATCTCAAAGAAGCGTTACAGTTGAGCGATCAAATGCTGATCTTTTCCAAAAACAAACGCCCCCAGCTTTTAGAAAATCCGTTGGCTAAACTCAGTTATGCAAAACGAATAAAACCTGAAAATTTGATGGGACCGTTTTTAGAATTTGAACAAAGGATGGTGCAACTATGGGAGGCCAAATAAAGCGTTTTGTTTATGCTGTAGTAGTCGTGCATCTTATTTGGACACTATGTGCATTAGCTTTAGATCGACCACTCTTACCGACACCTTGGGCAGTATATGCTTATTTTCCAACGATCACCTGGACAGTTTTATGGCAAAATCTGATCGCCAGTTTATTGCGGCTAAGTGTCAGTTTAAGTTGTGCTTCGCTTTTAGGGATCATAAGTGGGATCGCGTTGGTGCGTTTTAAAAGACTAGGGCAACTTTGTGATCCCTTGTTGTACTTTCTTTATCCCTTGCCTAAGATCGCCTTTTTACCTGTCCTCATGCTTCTTTTTGGTTTAGGTGATGGCTCAAAGATCATCATGATCACTTTGATCACAGTGTTTCAGATCACGATCGGTGTGCGCGACGCAGTTCGGCAGATCCCTGCCGAATTGTATCAAACTTTAGATGTATTGGCAGCAAGTCGAGTAGATCTTTTTAAAGCTGTAACTTGGCCAGCGAGTTTAGCCGGTTTCTTGTCTGCGTTAAAGATCGCTTTAGGAACTGCGCTTGCAACGCTTTTTTTCACTGAGATCTACGGCACTCAAGTCGGATTAGGCTATTTTATCATGGATGAATGGAATCGCCTCGATTATCGTGGGATGTTTGTGGGGATCGTTGTCCTTAGCGGACTGGCCTACCTTTTATTTAGTTTGATCGAATTAGCAGAAGGATATTTTTTACGGTGGCAAAGAGCTTAGCAAAGTCTGTTTCAAGAAACAGGCTTTTTTAGTTGACAAATGTAAATAATAAGTATAAAGTTGCAGTGTAAGGTTACAAATGTAAACGAAAGAAGAGTGGAATTTATGGGAAAAGTCATCACAGTTATCGTTGCCATTGTTTTGATCGGTTTTATTTTATGGTGGTTCTTTGATAAACACGAACAAGTCGAGGTCAAAGCTAAAAAGACCGGGGGGAATGAACAAGAAGTCAAGATCACAGTTGACGGGGGCTATTCACCAGAAACAGTCGTTTTGCAAAAAGGGGTGCCTGCAACACTTGTCTTTGAAAGAAAAGATCCATCGAGCTGTTTAGAGCGCGTCGTCTTTTCTGATTTTGGGATCAACGAGCTTTTGCCCCAAAATGAAGAAAAGAAGATCAAGTTCGATACAAGTAAAGCCGGTGAATTTGGCTATGCATGTGGGATGAACATGTTCCACGGAAAGGTGGTCGTTAAATGATGTCGTATAAAAAACGCTTCATCATTTCGTTAGTTTTATCCCTCCCATTATTAGTCGATATGGTCATGATGCCTTTTGGTTTGATGCTACCAGCGTATAATTGGATCGCTTTAGTCACGACGACTTTGATCATGGCTTTATCAGCTTATCCTTTTTGGCGCAGTGCCTGGGCCTCATTTAAACATCACCATGCTAATATGGATACGTTAGTTGCGATCGGGACTGCTGTTGCTTACTTCTATAGTATCTTTGCGATGTTTACTGGGCGCCCGGTCTATTTTGAAAGTGCAGCTTTTGTGACGGTCTTTGTGCTTTTAGGGCAAGTGATCGAAGAAAGCATGCGTGATAATGCATCGAGTTCGGTTGAAAAGTTACTAGATCTTCAAGCCAAAGATGCTGATGTCGTTTTAGGCGATAAGATCGTTAAAGTTCCATTAGCTAAATTGAAAGTAGGCGATCTGATCCGCGTCAAACCTGGACAAAAGATCGCTGTTGATGGTGTGATCGTCAAAGGAAATTCAAGTATCGATGAATCGATGGTCACGGGTGAAAGCATGCCAGTCAGAAAAGAAGTTGGTGACGATGTGATCGGCTCAACTCTGAATTTAGATGGGACTTTTACCTTTAAAGCAAGTAAAGTCGGTGAAGATACACTTTTGGCACAGATCGTTGAATTAGTCAAAAAAGCGCAAAATAGCCATGCACCGATCCAAAAATTGACGGATAAGATCTCAGATTACTTTGTCCCGCTTGTCATGATCGCTTCGATCTTAACGTTTGTTATTTGGTATGTCTGTTTAGGTAGCACGCCAGTCCAAGCCTTGTTATACGCAGTAGCTGTTATCGTGATCGCTTGTCCATGTGCGCTTGGTTTAGCCACACCGACAGCGTTGATGGTCGGGACTGGGCGCAGTGCTCGAGCTGGGGTCTTGATCAAAAATGGTGAAGTTTTAGAAGAAGTCGATCGGCTGACGGCTGTCGTTTTCGATAAAACAGGAACGATCACTGAAGGTAAACCAGTTGTAACAGATATCGTAGCAGAAAATGAAAAAGAAGTTTTACAATTAGCTGCGAGTTTAGAAGAAGCTTCAGAACATCCGTTGGCAAGTGCGATCTTAGCCAAAGCAAAAGCGGAAAAAGTAACGCTTTTACCAACGGCTGATTTTATTTCATATCAAGGTAAAGGTGTCTGCGCTAATATTTCCAATAAAGACGTTTTTGTGGGCAATAAGCATTTAGTCAAAGAGAAAGCTTTGTCGGAAAAACTTAAGGAAAGTTACGATAAATTGCAAGAACAAGGCAAAACAGTCGTTTTTGTCGGTGAAGCAGAGCAAGTGATCGGGTTGATCGCGATCCAAGATGCGCCAAAGAAAACTTCTAAAGAAGCGATCGAGCTTTTGAATAAAAAGGGCTTAAAGACGGTGATGTTGACTGGG
This window of the Ligilactobacillus faecis genome carries:
- a CDS encoding putative polysaccharide biosynthesis protein — translated: MKNKLLSGTFWMMLGSILSRILGIVYLIPWLMMIGSPADQNAAQAIFNAAYTPYALFLALGVAGFPTAIARQVAEYNGQNRFKDSLHVFKYGLLFMFFTGALCGLLLYLFAPLIARQSAVVSTEVATTAIRVMVPTLVILPPMSMIRGFYQGNSDMQPMGVSQLWEQLVRVLFILVATYWIMILGHGDYIKAVNYSTFATFIGALASYIYLLAYMRKRFGHYKTLYHESLPPRDVSIGRIFKDIFKEALPFIYIGSAITIYQFIDQLTFKDIMVGLTGLDALQAQDLYTYFSANPSKITTVVISLTIAISESSLPLLATLAKRKEKEQIGQTIAQNIELMLVTLLPSSLLLAVLAWEVNGVFFPFSQLGAHLLAYALVTSIALAVFTDLFTVIQSLGEHKLAVRYLTLGIVLKLALQVPLTYTFGAYGALTATALSFTLISLGVYGHIKHKYLVRGQLKNVKLIIVINVLVALAALLVNELISLVYVPQNKVTAFLYAAVFGGSFALLYLALLNKSGVFKDIFGFKVRLAVRGKH
- a CDS encoding ABC transporter substrate-binding protein, coding for MKLNKLFKVFSVVFILSFFVSACGAKHTQTSANEKKETTKLNIGTMPAPDSLPLYVAQKEGYFKAEGLDVKLTSFKSPKDRDAAIASGQLNAAVSDVVALASYVNGDLGWKSATALTGYFGIVTSDPAVTDVALLKGKTVATQPRQTPTFYLDQQLKAHGLTSSDVKIKEVAAIPVRLQLVEQHKADATILPDPFLSMAKASGAKVIAQSDPTKYQTTILAVDKELGKDQKVRAKFIRAYNKAVQTIDQHDASDYQEILVKDLGFPEAIAKNYQLPKYTAARPVATQMLKEAFNYAKSEGILHETKDPAKYQLKVVD
- a CDS encoding ATP-binding cassette domain-containing protein; translated protein: MLEVSALNVSYQQQAVICDLSFQLAEQKILALLGPSGSGKTTFLRALLGELPYSGQITLGGQKITPHSVRLAYVPQDLGLLPWKTVWQNVVLAQKISQKRHQHMLEEPTALFEKLDLMPVLTRYPAQLSGGQKQRAALARAFALEPELLLMDEAFSALDIVTKAKAQALFLEQWHKAPVTTILVTHDLKEALQLSDQMLIFSKNKRPQLLENPLAKLSYAKRIKPENLMGPFLEFEQRMVQLWEAK
- a CDS encoding ABC transporter permease, which encodes MGGQIKRFVYAVVVVHLIWTLCALALDRPLLPTPWAVYAYFPTITWTVLWQNLIASLLRLSVSLSCASLLGIISGIALVRFKRLGQLCDPLLYFLYPLPKIAFLPVLMLLFGLGDGSKIIMITLITVFQITIGVRDAVRQIPAELYQTLDVLAASRVDLFKAVTWPASLAGFLSALKIALGTALATLFFTEIYGTQVGLGYFIMDEWNRLDYRGMFVGIVVLSGLAYLLFSLIELAEGYFLRWQRA
- a CDS encoding cupredoxin domain-containing protein is translated as MGKVITVIVAIVLIGFILWWFFDKHEQVEVKAKKTGGNEQEVKITVDGGYSPETVVLQKGVPATLVFERKDPSSCLERVVFSDFGINELLPQNEEKKIKFDTSKAGEFGYACGMNMFHGKVVVK
- a CDS encoding copper-translocating P-type ATPase, which gives rise to MMSYKKRFIISLVLSLPLLVDMVMMPFGLMLPAYNWIALVTTTLIMALSAYPFWRSAWASFKHHHANMDTLVAIGTAVAYFYSIFAMFTGRPVYFESAAFVTVFVLLGQVIEESMRDNASSSVEKLLDLQAKDADVVLGDKIVKVPLAKLKVGDLIRVKPGQKIAVDGVIVKGNSSIDESMVTGESMPVRKEVGDDVIGSTLNLDGTFTFKASKVGEDTLLAQIVELVKKAQNSHAPIQKLTDKISDYFVPLVMIASILTFVIWYVCLGSTPVQALLYAVAVIVIACPCALGLATPTALMVGTGRSARAGVLIKNGEVLEEVDRLTAVVFDKTGTITEGKPVVTDIVAENEKEVLQLAASLEEASEHPLASAILAKAKAEKVTLLPTADFISYQGKGVCANISNKDVFVGNKHLVKEKALSEKLKESYDKLQEQGKTVVFVGEAEQVIGLIAIQDAPKKTSKEAIELLNKKGLKTVMLTGDAPKVAEAIAKEVGIKEVIAGVLPAEKAKYIEELKEHETVAFVGDGINDAPALTTADVGIAMGSGTDIAIESGGIVLMKNDLLGVVRALELSQKTFARIKLNLFWAFIYNVIGIPIAAGLFVGVGLTLSPAFAGLAMALSSISVVLSSLLLNRVKLSV